The sequence tttatttcacttatcACACTGACCTGCGGCACTCCACTAGCGTGTGAGCTCAAAATAGAGAGAAAACTGAGATTGTTAGCTTCACTTCATAAAAAGCATACTCACAACAGTGCGGAGTAACGGTTTTTTATTCTAAAGTAATATTTAAGGCGTAGTTGttggcaaaaaattattgaccgTCTACAGACGGTCTAAACGGTTAGAGGGTTAATGTTGCAAAAGCGTTTCACATTTCCTTTGCTCCAATCTTTAGATCACTTATTGAGTTTAATGACATTTCCAATATAATAGTGATTCATTTTTCCGTCTCAAGATTTAAGTCCgttcttttctaataaattaattCAGTTTTAGTTACATACTCTGTTTTGTCTAGTCTGTGTGATGTGCTTCAAGGAATGAATAaatagaaattgaaattaaatatagaATCATTGTGCCAAGGCGattctattaaaggtggtatcagtaaatcagctgatttgtgttttttctttcgccgtgtccatgtagctgtcagaacagaatgaaacaaagcgaattcattctttgttttctactttgccaagaCTTTAttgtgacaatcaaacgtacaaaacattgttgttggtgtagtgccaccacctttagtgAATGCGCCTTGCATAGTACTCTTTAGTTACGtgtgattttcaaattttaaatgactTGAATGCGGCACTAACCAAACACCCctctttacttattttattttcagggCAAATGCCTTTGCGGTCAGTACATTCGCGCACGCCTACGACGCGCTGGCGTGCTGAATCGCAAAGCGACGCAGCGATTGCGCACCATATTGGAGCCTTCATCGGCAGTGGTGTACGAGGTGTTCCCGGCGTTGAATAGCGTAAGTGCAAATAATATCCCTTTACACTTTGTTGCAATCAATCAAATGCTTACAAACACTAAACGTTTATTTACAGATGGGCGAGGAATTGGAACGCATGCATCCGCGTGTCTATACGAACGTCTCACGTCAGCTATCGCGCGCACCCTATGGCGAGTTGGTCGACGGTGATACGGCGCCCATGCTGCTCAATCTGGTGGCCAAAGATTTGTTTCGTTCGAATATAACATGGggcaaaattatttctatatttgcGGTATGTGGTGGTTTTGCCATCGATTGCGTACGACAGGGACACTATGAATATCTGCAACTTCTAGTGGATGGCATAGCTGAGATAATTGAAGATGATTTGGTGCCATGGCTGGTCGATCATGGCGGTTGGTTGGGTCTGCAACAACACATACGCCCGCATGTGGGACGTTTTTCATTCCTGGGATTGTTAACACTTTTCGTTGCCGTGTCGTCGGGTGTTTATGTTGTAACTAATGTCGCCAAACATATTGGTTGTCATTTGTATTCGCTACTGTTCTGATAGGGCGCGAGCATTAAATGACACAAAGGTGTAGAAAGTTGGAAATgtggaaaatagaaaataattgcaTGCAAAGTGTGAAATGATATAGGGTctgattttgttgcaatattataatattataaatttacattaattttcctaaaattaatttctttacaaataatttgtagaatttttatgCAATACGTAAAGTGGCGGCGAGGATTTTTTGGTTTGTAACTGTAACTGTACGATTAAGCTTCTCATTTATGGGTACACATTTATGCATACTTCATTCCTACACAATTGAGAGATATTCATTTAATCCACAaatattccttttaattttaacttttacatGACAACTGGCACATACCTATTGCAAGTCTGTTTACAAACTTGGCTTTTTGTTAATTCATTGTAATgacttattttaattatttagaaagaattacataaataataaataatatataattttagtagaaaaaatatggcaatttttaataaaatgcgtGTAAGCTGTAGGTAAACGCATGAAGGTGggaaatataacatttttggtaaaaataaggTTTCATCAAGCAattcaaatggttttttaacTACTTACAATatttctatatacatacatgtacatgtacATGTCAAATCATTGCGAAAGGAAATAAGAATACAAAACATGCAAACACTGTCGTGATGTCGTATTTAAAAGTAAATAGAATTCTATCCaatgaatatttcaaaaatttatgttttctcACACCTTTATTCTGGCACTTCCAAATATTCATTAGTAAaggaagtaaaaatatttacattatgTATTCCATCATCAATACATTCCAATATTTTCAttctattcaatttatattgctttagcccaaatatttaaaatacaaatacctGTCATTTGCGTTATACTATATATCATTCCTTAGATTAatatgttattattgttgttgttgttgtagcagcataaacatttctcaTATATATGCGGTgaggtgacagtccttggctggatataaatccgggaagttccggtaacgtagaaccgactgtcttgGGAACGTAGATGAATCCGATTACGTTGTTGTTTTCCTGGCCTTTATAACTTCCAAAGAAATTTGTGAACTTTGCACCTTTTCTGACATacaaaatttgcctgaaatgttCTGTACATCAGCCAGGCTCTTAacatataaagaataaaaaatgctaGCCATTCTACTCGTTTATTGTCCTTTGTtaggaaaaatacaaaaacataaattgtaCGATATAACGCTGCTTTAAACCATTTACGCTAATTTGTGTTATATCTTTTTCTGTTGCAACCGGAAAACTGTATACCTTCTTCATTTATGTTAAAATTCCTTTATAGTAGAAACCAAGAAATTATTACTTAAGGAAGAtttataactttattaattAAAGGTGGAAAAAAATTGTCGACCGGAACTTGTCTTGTGCCTATTCCGGTCATTTATGTGTTCCATCCTTGTCTAGGGGAGTGCTAACTTGCTCTCCTTTCTTAGTAcacaaaattttcgatttttccttCATATTTAAACTTACATTCTTCCGAAAAAGCTACTAAGaattacaaaacaacaaaatgaaagaaaaaattctatccAAATACCAAAATGCGCAGTGTTGCATTAAaagtttcataaattttaaaattaatacatttgCGAAAATCAAAGCACCCTATCATCCCCACGTTTATGCAATTCAATTATATGATATATTTCGTCTagtacacttttttttataaactaggCATATTTACAGATATAAAGCGAAAAAGAATCAATTTTTCCATTACATTTCTATAAGATAACAGCGACATCTGCCGCTTTGCGACTACAATGTACTCGGAGTTGCAAATGTCAAAAGTGCCGACAGTGAAAACATAAGATTCCTATCAATTCTCGTCATCAACGAACGGatgtgaaattttttgtttaatcagGTGTAAAGGTAATTTTTGCAGTTTAATTCCAAATCAAATAGTACCAAAAACGTCGCAAAAGGTAGGGCAATTTATAAGTTTAAAAGATGTGCTGAAAAGTTGTTAACTCAACATCATAAAGAactgtgaaaaatttagaaaaagttcTACTTGTAACGTCTATATGTAGGCACAGCAACCGAAAAAGTGATGACGGCGACAATTTTTATTGGTCCACAGCGAACGTAGAGCGATTCATTAGAGCAACGTTCTTCCTACTTAAAATTTACCACTGGAAACTTGAGAAAACttaatgtaatttatttaaaagtggaaatctttaatacaaataattatatttgctCGGCCTAGAAGCGCAGTACAAATGACCACGTAGGAGTATACACAATCGTATAATTCATCTTGACGGTAACAAATCAAAAGCAGCGACCGACGGCATAAAACAAcgaatcaaaataataataattaacagCTGACCCAATTTCAGTTACTAGAAGCATTAATAcaattccttttgaaaatttgcagGTTTTTCGTTGGTGTCTGCTtgcttatataattatttttttttttgagtatcgTAAGCCTGCATCAGAATGAAAGTCAAAGAATTGCAGAAGACGGTAAATATTGCTTGGTCACCACTGCCTCAGTATCCTATTTATTTGGCGGCTGGCAGTGCTGCGCAGCAACTTGACTCTAACGCCAACCCAACATTGGAAATATATTCAACGAATTTTAGCGATCCGAGTTATGATTTGGAATTGAAAGCGAGCTTACCCAGCCAGTACAGGTAAAAATTTAACAGTACTataaagtatttatatatttatttgaaattttttcttatgcGCTAGATTCCAAAAGGTTATCTGGAGTCCCACTGGTTACGATGGCGCACAATCAAATGGACTCATTGTTGGCGGCTGCGAGGGTGGACATGTTATGATTTATTCTGCTGCTAAAATGCTCGCCAACGAGGAAGGACTTATTGCACGTCAAGATAAACATACTGGTCCCGTTAGTGGACTTGATGTTAatccatttcaaaaaaatttgcttgcCTCATGTGCCTCCGAATCGGAGATATTTATTTGGGATCTTAACAACACCACCACGCACATGAATCCAGGCACTAAAACGCAGCCACTGGAAGATGTGCAAAATGTCGCTTGGAATCGACAGGTGCAACACATACTGGCCTCAGTATTTAGCTCACGTTGTGTAATTTGGGATTTGCGTAAGAGCGAACAAATCATTAAACTTTCCGATACACAATCTCGAGTGCGTTGGCATGCCATACAATGGCATCCGGATGTGGCAACACAAGTGTGGCTCGCTTCAGAAGACGATCAAGCGCCGGTAGTGCAACTGTGGGATTTGCGTTATGCCACTGCGCCAGCTAAAACAATGCAAATACATCAACGCGGTATGCTCGGCATGTCATGGTGTCCGCGTGATGTCGATCTGATGGTGTCCTGTGGC is a genomic window of Anastrepha ludens isolate Willacy chromosome 6, idAnaLude1.1, whole genome shotgun sequence containing:
- the LOC128868552 gene encoding uncharacterized protein LOC128868552, with the translated sequence MPSPALKQQQPPPPPPPIPPMIQHQFSYPNQHQPQSQQKSYYHAKNKLSSKLKSSSLDNDIFLQNRKNNSQSGSDWLLPPHGCATIPRAGSTSSLASTVTANNYQEYKAEIINQGKCLCGQYIRARLRRAGVLNRKATQRLRTILEPSSAVVYEVFPALNSMGEELERMHPRVYTNVSRQLSRAPYGELVDGDTAPMLLNLVAKDLFRSNITWGKIISIFAVCGGFAIDCVRQGHYEYLQLLVDGIAEIIEDDLVPWLVDHGGWLGLQQHIRPHVGRFSFLGLLTLFVAVSSGVYVVTNVAKHIGCHLYSLLF